In Thermoproteota archaeon, one DNA window encodes the following:
- a CDS encoding 30S ribosomal protein S27e — MKKNHIPVPKPSSKFQKVECKECGETQVIFSHSSTPVTCNSCGNIIAKPTGAIAKIHGKISGSAE, encoded by the coding sequence ATGAAGAAGAATCACATTCCAGTTCCAAAACCAAGTAGCAAGTTTCAAAAAGTTGAATGTAAAGAATGCGGAGAGACTCAAGTGATATTTTCTCATTCATCAACACCTGTAACCTGTAATTCATGTGGAAATATTATTGCAAAACCAACTGGGGCTATTGCAAAAATTCACGGAAAGATTTCAGGTAGTGCCGAGTAA
- a CDS encoding 50S ribosomal protein L44e, producing the protein MNYPKVIKRYCPKCKKHTAQKVSIYKAGKRRASAIGERRHAEDKKGYGGQKFPKLAKPAKVTKKVTRMLTCPECKKKFNTYGIRIKKFELVAA; encoded by the coding sequence ATGAACTACCCCAAGGTAATAAAACGATATTGTCCAAAGTGCAAGAAACACACTGCACAAAAGGTCTCAATATACAAGGCCGGTAAACGAAGGGCATCTGCAATAGGTGAACGCAGACACGCTGAAGACAAAAAGGGGTATGGTGGACAGAAATTCCCGAAATTAGCAAAGCCAGCAAAAGTTACCAAAAAGGTAACACGTATGCTAACATGTCCAGAATGCAAGAAAAAATTCAACACCTATGGAATTAGAATAAAGAAATTTGAGTTGGTGGCAGCATGA
- a CDS encoding adenine deaminase — MGNKKADLIFKNCSLVNVYTREVIKNSQIAIINDRIAYVGQDASHASGANTTIIDLNDKFISPGFADPHVHIDQFFLPSELAKKSLLCGVTSLFSDPIDIVSACGYQGFREFVKQCEKLPIRIFNVVPGGLPVDGKFSHSKTLSLSQQKSAIKLPNVLGLGEVFSWTKVTNKDPKTMKSLSLMLEADCIINGHTAGASDKKLNAYISSGILSCHEPINFDQVLERLRLGMWVMMREGSIRRDLKEIIPRVLSHGTYIDRLMFCSDGVDPLDLKKYGHIDHCVNEAIKLGVSPIDAITMASKNCFDYYNLGKNLGGIAPGKLADLLVFDELSSIVPRRVFVGGKLVASNGSIVSPIKKKTIPPWIKKTVKLRKKFSYKDFEIKSKSSSVSANTIKMNSEIITELGTVELETKNDNVLPSKEEDVWKVAAFDRTFGTKTHTIGFLENFGSDIGAFASTWSFHENDLIVIGSNEEDMATAANHLIKEQGGLVVVKDKKIKSNLELNIGGIISSKSFEQVTEQFESVNSSIIDAGCKFQRPHLIPLFLPFLALPSIRILYSGIVDVKKRSYISPIN, encoded by the coding sequence ATGGGCAACAAAAAGGCAGATCTAATTTTCAAAAATTGTTCTTTGGTTAATGTTTACACACGCGAAGTAATCAAAAATTCTCAAATTGCAATTATTAACGATAGAATTGCCTATGTAGGGCAAGACGCTTCGCACGCTTCTGGAGCAAACACTACCATTATTGATCTAAATGACAAGTTCATCTCTCCAGGATTTGCAGATCCTCATGTTCACATTGATCAGTTCTTTCTACCATCGGAGCTTGCCAAAAAATCCTTACTATGTGGTGTCACATCGCTATTTTCTGATCCAATTGACATTGTAAGTGCGTGTGGTTATCAAGGCTTTAGAGAATTTGTGAAACAATGTGAAAAACTACCGATTAGAATCTTCAATGTTGTTCCAGGAGGATTGCCTGTTGACGGAAAATTCAGTCACAGTAAAACACTAAGTTTGTCACAACAAAAATCAGCAATCAAATTACCAAATGTTTTAGGTTTAGGGGAAGTTTTCTCATGGACCAAAGTTACCAATAAGGATCCAAAAACTATGAAGTCATTATCACTAATGCTTGAAGCTGACTGTATAATTAATGGTCATACTGCTGGCGCATCTGATAAAAAACTCAATGCATACATTTCCTCTGGAATTTTGTCCTGTCATGAGCCAATAAACTTTGATCAAGTTTTGGAGAGACTGCGTCTTGGCATGTGGGTGATGATGAGAGAAGGTTCTATTAGACGAGATCTCAAAGAAATTATTCCTCGAGTTTTATCCCATGGGACTTACATTGACAGGTTGATGTTTTGTTCAGATGGAGTTGATCCTTTGGATTTGAAAAAATATGGGCATATTGATCACTGTGTAAATGAAGCAATAAAGCTTGGAGTGTCTCCAATAGACGCAATTACCATGGCTTCAAAGAATTGTTTTGATTACTATAATCTAGGAAAAAATCTTGGTGGTATAGCTCCAGGCAAACTAGCTGATCTGCTAGTATTTGATGAACTCTCCTCCATAGTTCCTCGAAGAGTTTTCGTTGGAGGAAAACTCGTTGCTTCAAATGGCAGCATTGTGAGTCCTATCAAGAAGAAAACCATTCCACCATGGATTAAAAAAACTGTAAAACTAAGAAAAAAATTCTCATACAAAGACTTTGAGATTAAATCAAAGTCTTCATCAGTATCTGCCAACACAATCAAAATGAATTCAGAAATCATAACTGAATTAGGAACTGTTGAACTAGAAACAAAAAATGATAATGTTTTACCCTCCAAGGAAGAGGATGTCTGGAAAGTAGCAGCCTTTGATAGGACATTTGGAACCAAAACACATACTATCGGATTTCTCGAGAACTTTGGCTCAGATATAGGAGCATTTGCATCCACGTGGAGCTTTCATGAAAATGATCTAATCGTCATAGGGTCTAATGAAGAAGATATGGCAACTGCTGCAAATCATTTGATCAAAGAACAAGGTGGTCTTGTAGTTGTAAAGGATAAAAAAATTAAATCCAATCTAGAGCTAAACATTGGCGGAATCATTTCTTCGAAATCTTTTGAACAGGTAACTGAGCAGTTTGAATCAGTAAATTCTTCGATTATTGATGCTGGATGCAAGTTTCAAAGACCCCATCTGATTCCCTTATTTTTACCATTTTTGGCATTGCCATCGATACGAATACTCTATTCTGGAATAGTAGATGTAAAAAAGAGATCGTACATTTCTCCAATTAACTAA
- a CDS encoding thermosome subunit, protein MASIQQTPQGPVLVLKESALQQKGRDAQQNNIQAAKLVADLVRTSLGPRGLDKMLVDSLGDVTITNDGATILKEIDVQHPAAKMMVEISKTIDNEVGDGTTSSVVFAGALLAKAEELIKKDVHSSVIIEGYQAASDKTLEILSEMAKKIQPDDRESLLKIAITSMNSKLISEDSDILSKLVVDSILKITTKKAEKYSVDLDNIKVEKKAGGSIQDTQLVKGIVLDKEVVHSGMPSKIQGAKIALLNAALEVEKTEMSSEIRISDPTQMQMFLEEENRMLKQMVDKIHDVGANVLLCQKGIDDIAQHYLAKHGILAVRRVKESDMTKLGKATGGRVTTNLDDLTEKDLGSAELVQQKKVESDKWVFIEGCRNPQSVTLLMRGGSQRVVDEVDRSIHDALMVVKDVIEKPAIVAGGGAPEAFVATQLKEWADSFDGREQLAIKKYAEALETIPLTIAENAGMDPIDTMANLRAKQSQGRKWTGIDARNTKIADMLAIDVVEPVAVKEQIVKSATEAACMILRIDDVIAVSGGSGGGGGHPGMPPMG, encoded by the coding sequence ATGGCTTCAATTCAGCAAACTCCACAAGGACCAGTTCTTGTTTTAAAGGAAAGTGCCCTTCAACAAAAAGGAAGAGACGCACAGCAAAACAACATACAGGCAGCAAAACTTGTGGCTGATCTAGTAAGAACCAGTCTAGGCCCACGTGGATTAGACAAAATGCTTGTTGATTCCTTAGGTGATGTAACAATTACAAACGATGGAGCAACAATACTCAAAGAGATTGATGTCCAACACCCCGCAGCAAAAATGATGGTTGAAATTTCTAAAACAATTGATAATGAAGTTGGAGATGGTACTACTTCCTCAGTAGTCTTTGCTGGTGCATTGCTTGCTAAAGCAGAAGAGTTGATCAAAAAAGACGTTCATTCATCAGTAATTATTGAGGGATATCAAGCAGCATCTGATAAAACATTAGAGATTCTAAGTGAGATGGCAAAAAAAATTCAGCCTGATGACAGAGAATCACTACTAAAGATTGCAATCACTAGCATGAATTCTAAACTAATATCTGAAGACAGTGACATTTTATCTAAACTTGTAGTAGATTCCATTCTAAAAATCACAACTAAAAAGGCAGAAAAATATTCTGTTGATCTTGATAACATTAAAGTTGAAAAGAAAGCAGGTGGCTCCATACAGGATACACAGCTAGTAAAAGGAATTGTTCTTGACAAAGAGGTAGTTCACAGTGGAATGCCATCAAAGATACAGGGAGCAAAAATTGCATTACTTAACGCAGCATTAGAAGTTGAAAAAACTGAGATGAGTTCTGAAATTAGAATTAGTGACCCTACACAAATGCAAATGTTCCTTGAAGAAGAAAATAGAATGCTAAAACAGATGGTTGATAAAATTCACGATGTAGGCGCAAACGTTCTGTTATGTCAAAAAGGAATTGACGACATTGCACAGCATTATCTCGCAAAACACGGAATCTTAGCTGTTAGACGAGTTAAAGAAAGTGATATGACTAAACTTGGTAAAGCTACCGGCGGTAGAGTTACTACAAACCTTGATGATCTTACAGAAAAAGATCTTGGTAGCGCTGAACTAGTTCAACAAAAGAAAGTAGAATCTGATAAATGGGTATTCATTGAAGGATGTAGAAATCCACAATCTGTAACTCTATTGATGAGAGGTGGCTCTCAAAGAGTAGTTGATGAAGTTGACCGTTCTATTCATGATGCATTAATGGTTGTAAAAGATGTCATTGAAAAACCTGCCATTGTAGCAGGTGGCGGTGCACCAGAAGCATTTGTAGCTACCCAACTAAAAGAATGGGCAGATAGCTTTGATGGAAGAGAACAACTTGCAATCAAAAAATATGCTGAAGCACTTGAAACTATACCATTAACCATTGCTGAAAATGCAGGTATGGATCCTATTGATACCATGGCAAATCTTAGAGCAAAGCAAAGCCAAGGTAGAAAATGGACAGGAATTGACGCTAGAAATACAAAGATTGCAGACATGCTAGCAATTGATGTCGTAGAACCAGTAGCAGTAAAAGAACAAATCGTAAAATCTGCTACCGAAGCTGCATGCATGATTCTAAGAATCGATGATGTAATTGCAGTATCTGGCGGTTCAGGTGGTGGCGGTGGTCACCCTGGAATGCCACCAATGGGATAA
- a CDS encoding ROK family protein, with translation MNRIGVDLGGTKIESILVDENFQVIQRKRIPTPQNDYEKILESISNMIQELKTESCSIGICTPGAISKKTGLIKNSNTQCLIGKSLKEDLESRLGQKISMDNDANCFAIAEATMGAAKNFGIVFGVIMGTGVGGGIVIDGKIHHGRTNIAGEWGHHILHTNGNKCYCGKNGCVETYISGPALEKNWLEITGKDQKLAEIIQNIGSDEKSSLWKKEFLENFGRSLANVIDILDPDAIVLGGGVSNIPFLYDEGKDFVYKCVFSDLIDTPILQNKLGDSAGVFGACLLES, from the coding sequence GTGAATAGAATAGGTGTAGATCTAGGAGGAACAAAGATTGAATCAATTCTCGTAGATGAAAATTTTCAAGTTATACAGAGAAAAAGAATACCTACACCGCAAAATGACTATGAAAAAATTTTGGAATCAATCTCGAATATGATTCAGGAGTTAAAGACTGAATCTTGCAGTATAGGAATTTGCACTCCTGGAGCAATTTCAAAGAAAACAGGTCTAATAAAAAACAGCAACACACAATGCTTGATTGGCAAGTCTCTAAAAGAAGATCTTGAATCAAGATTAGGACAAAAAATTTCTATGGATAATGATGCAAACTGTTTTGCAATTGCCGAGGCAACAATGGGTGCTGCAAAAAATTTTGGAATTGTATTTGGGGTTATAATGGGAACTGGTGTAGGTGGAGGCATTGTAATTGATGGAAAAATTCATCATGGACGAACCAATATTGCTGGAGAATGGGGACATCACATTTTACACACAAATGGAAACAAGTGTTACTGTGGAAAAAATGGATGCGTTGAGACATACATCTCAGGTCCTGCATTAGAGAAAAACTGGCTTGAAATTACTGGAAAGGATCAGAAATTAGCTGAAATTATTCAAAATATCGGCTCTGATGAAAAATCTTCACTATGGAAAAAAGAATTCTTAGAAAACTTTGGGCGTTCTCTTGCAAATGTAATAGACATACTAGATCCAGATGCTATTGTTTTGGGTGGCGGAGTTTCAAACATTCCATTTCTGTATGATGAGGGAAAGGATTTTGTTTACAAATGTGTCTTCAGTGATCTAATTGATACTCCAATCTTACAAAATAAACTTGGCGACTCTGCTGGAGTTTTTGGTGCTTGCCTGTTAGAATCCTAG
- a CDS encoding response regulator: MQPSLLIVDDDLDTVEIFKEFLEIKGFNVIGTGKNGKEAVEKYQELKPSVVLLDVMMPDYDGIYGLQGIRKIDPDANVIMVTADKTTKTEERLKDLNANDVLYKPYEIDDVVSAINKAVVGSMKISC, translated from the coding sequence ATGCAACCTAGCCTGCTAATTGTAGATGATGATTTAGATACTGTTGAGATCTTCAAAGAATTTCTAGAGATTAAAGGATTCAATGTGATTGGAACTGGCAAAAATGGTAAAGAAGCAGTAGAGAAATACCAAGAGCTAAAACCATCCGTTGTATTACTTGATGTAATGATGCCAGATTATGATGGAATTTATGGATTGCAGGGCATAAGAAAAATTGATCCAGATGCAAATGTCATAATGGTGACAGCAGACAAAACTACTAAAACTGAAGAAAGATTAAAAGATCTTAATGCCAATGATGTACTTTACAAGCCATATGAAATTGATGATGTAGTTTCTGCAATTAACAAAGCTGTTGTAGGTTCTATGAAAATTTCATGCTAG
- a CDS encoding serine protease: MSGVDFIRTPVSLTDVNKPIFYDIKSNYVDVIPDEGILDSLNDLVSKENQASKNTIKEYSGIEKQIDGIQTKVVSELSKLDGESSNERTSSQVTYNLYKIYKENKLEIASLEKSINEEIIKITGEESTNNEINEDNNADAESSERTIESSEESTDSTENSKSIEESSDSEVKDPNTETRQLESSTDESRKARTSSSSDSTKQDNVSDDNSIKKDTRSLNKNLSDVEVKKYEKLIQLQNKLEKLSQLEGIIKEERMDHKVSEGVYSINADIVHTKGITGKDVKVAVLDLSFDLSNEKIADNIADTKSFRGGSSGLWTQQHHGGTNGLEHGTAVAEIITDVAPDADLYLYEMDTDVEFVAAVDEAIANEVDVIAMAAGWPNLPTDGTSHITKKVEEAISHGITFVVPSGNFAEKHWEGKFVDSNLNAWHEFDEYDEGMSISVSKSQVLAQQPIMVYLNWNNPLKDVTDFDLILLDPTGNIVDYSANIQKVQSDRSFESIHFVPQMEGLYAIGISYAGNQLDGDLTAANIPRDTILEVFSVNNVVEYPIAKSSVVVPADARGAIVVGAVNSQNGKTESFSSQGPTNHGKLAPDVVGPDGVTTLAYNGDLFYGTSATTPYVAGLATLMLQGNQDASPVDVLEQMKTNTVKTTTEASNDIGYGMIDASFLANKN, translated from the coding sequence ATGTCTGGAGTAGACTTTATTCGAACTCCAGTTTCACTAACAGATGTAAACAAGCCAATATTTTATGATATTAAATCAAATTATGTGGATGTAATACCTGATGAAGGGATTTTAGATAGTTTGAATGATCTAGTCTCCAAAGAAAATCAGGCATCTAAAAATACAATAAAAGAATACTCAGGCATAGAGAAACAAATTGACGGTATTCAAACTAAGGTGGTTTCAGAGCTATCAAAATTAGATGGTGAATCCTCAAATGAGAGAACTTCAAGCCAAGTTACATACAACTTGTACAAAATTTACAAAGAAAACAAGTTAGAAATTGCTTCGTTGGAAAAGTCAATCAATGAAGAAATCATCAAAATTACAGGCGAAGAATCTACCAATAATGAGATAAATGAAGATAACAACGCTGATGCTGAATCTAGTGAAAGAACAATTGAATCTAGTGAAGAATCTACAGATAGTACTGAAAACTCCAAGTCAATCGAAGAAAGTTCTGATTCAGAAGTAAAAGATCCCAATACTGAGACACGCCAATTAGAATCATCTACTGATGAAAGTAGAAAAGCAAGAACCAGCTCAAGTTCTGATTCCACAAAACAAGATAATGTTTCAGATGATAACTCAATTAAAAAAGATACACGAAGTTTAAACAAAAATCTTAGTGATGTAGAAGTTAAAAAATATGAAAAATTAATCCAATTACAAAATAAACTTGAAAAACTTTCCCAATTAGAAGGTATTATCAAAGAAGAAAGAATGGATCATAAAGTATCCGAAGGTGTATACTCTATTAATGCAGATATTGTTCATACAAAAGGTATCACAGGCAAAGATGTCAAAGTTGCAGTACTAGATCTTAGTTTTGATTTATCCAATGAAAAGATTGCAGACAACATCGCAGACACTAAATCATTTAGAGGTGGTTCATCAGGTTTATGGACACAGCAACATCACGGCGGAACCAACGGTTTGGAGCACGGAACAGCAGTAGCTGAAATTATCACCGATGTTGCACCAGATGCTGACTTGTATCTATATGAGATGGATACTGACGTAGAGTTTGTTGCCGCAGTCGATGAGGCAATTGCAAATGAAGTAGATGTCATTGCAATGGCAGCAGGATGGCCCAACTTACCAACTGATGGAACCAGTCACATCACAAAGAAGGTAGAAGAAGCAATATCACATGGAATTACATTTGTTGTTCCTTCTGGAAACTTTGCTGAAAAACACTGGGAAGGAAAATTTGTTGATTCAAACCTAAATGCATGGCATGAATTTGACGAGTACGACGAAGGCATGTCTATATCCGTATCAAAAAGCCAAGTCTTGGCCCAACAACCAATTATGGTTTATCTGAACTGGAACAACCCACTAAAGGATGTTACAGACTTTGACTTGATACTACTTGATCCAACAGGAAATATCGTAGACTATTCTGCTAATATTCAAAAAGTTCAATCTGATAGAAGCTTTGAGAGCATTCACTTTGTTCCACAGATGGAAGGACTGTATGCAATCGGCATTTCCTATGCAGGAAACCAGCTTGATGGCGACTTGACGGCTGCAAACATTCCAAGAGATACTATTCTAGAGGTCTTTTCAGTAAACAATGTAGTAGAATACCCAATTGCTAAAAGTAGCGTGGTAGTTCCTGCAGATGCAAGAGGTGCCATAGTAGTCGGCGCAGTAAATAGTCAAAACGGTAAGACAGAGTCATTTAGCTCACAAGGTCCAACAAACCACGGTAAACTAGCCCCAGATGTAGTAGGCCCAGACGGTGTTACTACACTTGCATACAATGGAGACTTGTTCTATGGAACATCCGCAACAACGCCATATGTGGCAGGATTGGCTACATTGATGCTGCAAGGAAATCAAGATGCATCACCAGTAGATGTGCTAGAACAAATGAAAACCAATACAGTAAAAACTACAACTGAGGCATCAAATGATATTGGTTACGGAATGATTGATGCATCATTTTTAGCAAACAAAAACTAA
- a CDS encoding HAMP domain-containing protein, whose amino-acid sequence MRIRTKLALEIIILVSLIGMVSFIALINTKQVQDTFTNLSDQTLPILDSLTQMRQSATQVTSRTMEILLLEEESKTAQGMELAEIEEELEMQFYQIEKAKSSFNQAYSKYSNLMDYHFPNQNSNSNEIAEKWNDLIIISNTMIKLKTNGASGNQILALSEDFHQAQQNINNVIDSTVSQTAANVSDTKDFVDSLVSNTTLTIFITLNVFIAASLGIRYLILKSISNPLQKLRKTTHTIATGEFIKNNMKGDDEISELARDIDAMSSELSKLNKTIVANERLSSIGNLASRLAHDLRNPLSVIKNSVEIMKVKLDPIMDEKTSHQMAMVGRAVARMTHQIDDVLDYVNVSELQMERHSLSTIIESSILNTTVPSHIRINLPKNSASINCDAFKLEIVFSNMINNAIQAIDGEGTISFRIHDKDDYAIVEMEDSGPGIPDSAMEKIFEPLFTTKQIGTGLGLASCKSIIEKHGGKIEVSNHPTTFTIMLPKAEKTKKTEFEEATEDIDSKSPSKLTMTRENS is encoded by the coding sequence ATGAGAATACGGACAAAACTAGCCCTAGAAATCATAATTCTCGTTAGCTTAATCGGAATGGTGTCTTTTATAGCGCTAATCAACACAAAACAGGTCCAAGACACATTTACTAATCTTAGCGATCAGACTTTGCCAATTCTTGATTCTCTTACCCAAATGAGGCAGTCTGCTACTCAAGTTACTTCAAGAACTATGGAGATTCTGCTTTTAGAAGAGGAGTCTAAAACTGCCCAGGGAATGGAACTTGCCGAAATAGAAGAAGAACTTGAAATGCAGTTTTACCAAATAGAAAAAGCAAAGTCCTCATTTAATCAAGCATATTCTAAATATTCCAATTTAATGGATTATCACTTTCCAAATCAGAACAGCAATTCTAATGAAATTGCAGAAAAATGGAATGATCTAATTATAATTTCAAACACCATGATAAAGTTAAAAACTAACGGTGCAAGTGGAAACCAAATTCTTGCTTTATCTGAAGACTTTCATCAGGCACAACAAAACATCAACAATGTAATTGATTCAACAGTTAGTCAGACAGCTGCAAATGTAAGTGATACTAAGGACTTTGTTGATTCTCTAGTATCCAATACAACTTTGACAATTTTTATCACACTTAATGTCTTTATTGCAGCATCACTAGGCATTCGATACCTGATTTTAAAATCAATCTCAAACCCTCTTCAAAAATTAAGAAAAACCACGCATACAATTGCAACTGGGGAATTTATCAAAAATAACATGAAAGGAGACGATGAAATATCTGAACTTGCAAGAGACATTGACGCAATGTCTTCAGAGCTTTCTAAATTAAATAAAACAATTGTTGCCAATGAACGACTATCTTCTATTGGAAATCTTGCCAGCCGTTTAGCACATGACCTGCGTAATCCTCTCTCAGTCATTAAAAACTCTGTTGAAATAATGAAGGTAAAGCTTGATCCTATAATGGATGAAAAGACTAGTCACCAAATGGCAATGGTTGGAAGAGCAGTCGCAAGAATGACTCATCAGATAGATGATGTCCTTGATTACGTGAATGTATCTGAGCTACAAATGGAGCGTCATTCCTTGTCTACAATTATTGAATCTTCAATTCTTAATACGACAGTACCTTCTCATATCCGCATAAATCTGCCAAAAAACAGTGCCTCAATTAATTGTGATGCATTCAAACTGGAGATTGTATTTTCTAACATGATAAACAATGCCATTCAGGCAATAGATGGAGAAGGAACAATTTCATTTAGAATTCATGATAAAGACGATTATGCAATAGTTGAGATGGAAGATTCAGGCCCAGGAATCCCAGATTCTGCAATGGAAAAGATCTTTGAGCCGCTATTTACTACAAAGCAAATTGGCACAGGATTAGGTTTGGCCAGCTGTAAAAGTATTATCGAAAAGCATGGTGGAAAAATTGAGGTCTCAAATCATCCTACAACATTTACAATAATGTTGCCTAAAGCGGAAAAGACCAAAAAAACAGAGTTTGAGGAGGCCACAGAGGATATTGACTCTAAAAGCCCATCAAAATTAACCATGACTAGAGAAAATTCCTAG